The following are from one region of the Populus trichocarpa isolate Nisqually-1 chromosome 8, P.trichocarpa_v4.1, whole genome shotgun sequence genome:
- the LOC7467559 gene encoding L-type lectin-domain containing receptor kinase S.4, which translates to MSQKLTLFLFLIFLANQNHVLTQLDDLYFQGFNHVRNNMSLNGAAEIEKNGLLSLTNNSKSILGHAFYSHQIKFKNSTSGKAFSFSTAFVFAVVPKYPNLGGHGLAFTLSTSNELPGAFPRKYLGLLNTTVAGSFSYHIFSVEFDTHKDYDFFDINDNHVGVNINSMISNKSVPAAYFLLNSEKEELDLTSGNPIQAWVDYDSVKNQLEVRLSPSSTKPIYPILSIDIDLSSILNDSMYVGFSSSTGMLTSTHYVLGWSFSVNGEAKSFSMSSLPSLPETKDLLVLVVCVSVGSTFVIILGIAVSFYLVRKIKDADMIEGWELQVGPRRFSYQELREATRGFREKELLGFGGFGKVYKGTLPNCGTPIAVKRFCHESKQGLREFSTEIASIGRLRHKNLVRLLGWSRLRGELLLVYDFMPNGSLDKYIFEEPKTILKWEQRFKIVKDVASGLLYLHEEWEQTVIHRDIKAGNVLLDSELNGRLGDFGLAKLYERGSNPITTKVVGTLGYLAPELTKTGKPTTSSDVFAFGALLLEVICGRRPIEPKALPEELILVDWVWDKWKSGAILDVVDPRLNGEFDETEAVLLLKLGLMCSNYVPRARPLMRKIVRYLEGEVALPELVAAPDVYDGENADANTDSGDECKDHMYFYPQST; encoded by the coding sequence ATGTCCCAAAAGCTCACACTTTTCTTGTTTCTCATTTTCCTTGCAAACCAAAACCATGTTCTTACACAGCTTGATGATCTGTACTTCCAAGGATTCAATCATGTTAGAAACAACATGAGCCTAAATGGTGCTGCTGAGATTGAAAAGAATGGCTTATTGAGTTTAACAAACAATAGTAAAAGCATACTAGGCCATGCATTTTACTCGCATCAAATCAAGTTCAAGAACTCTACCAGTGGAAAAGCATTCTCCTTCTCAACCGCCTTTGTTTTTGCTGTTGTCCCTAAGTATCCAAATCTAGGTGGTCATGGCCTTGCTTTCACCCTCTCTACTTCAAACGAGCTGCCTGGTGCTTTTCCGAGGAAGTATCTGGGTCTCCTCAATACAACCGTCGCTGGTAGCTTCTCCTATCACATTTTTTCAGTTGAATTTGACACACATaaagattatgatttttttgatataaatgaTAATCATGTTGGTGTTAATATCAATAGCATGATATCAAACAAATCGGTTCCTGCAgcatattttcttcttaattcagAAAAGGAAGAATTGGATCTCACTAGTGGTAATCCCATTCAAGCATGGGTTGATTATGATTCAGTCAAGAATCAATTAGAGGTTAGGCTTTCACCTTCTTCCACAAAACCGATTTATCCTATCTTGTCTATTGATATAGACCTCTCTAGTATTCTCAATGATTCTATGTATGTCGGTTTCTCTTCGTCAACTGGTATGCTCACAAGCACACATTATGTTCTTGGATGGAGTTTCAGTGTAAATGGAGAGGCTAAATCTTTCTCTATgtcttctcttccttctcttccTGAGACTAAAGATCTCTTGGTACTTGTTGTCTGCGTCTCAGTTGGGTCTACTTTTGTCATAATCTTGGGGATTGCTGTATCCTTTTATCTTGTTAGAAAGATTAAAGATGCAGATATGATCGAGGGATGGGAGCTACAAGTTGGTCCTCGCAGATTCTCTTATCAAGAACTCAGGGAAGCAACAAGGGGTTTTAGAGAAAAGGAGCTGCTTGGCTTTGGTGGATTTGGTAAAGTTTACAAAGGAACCCTGCCAAATTGTGGCACTCCAATAGCAGTGAAGAGATTTTGTCACGAATCTAAACAAGGTTTGAGGGAATTTTCGACTGAGATTGCTAGTATTGGCCGTCTCCGCCACAAAAATTTAGTTCGTTTACTAGGGTGGTCTCGCCTACGAGGTGAACTGCTGCTTGTCTATGATTTCATGCCTAATGGGAGCTTAGACAAGTACATATTTGAGGAGCCTAAAACCATTCTCAAATGGGAACAAAGGTTCAAGATTGTCAAGGATGTTGCTTCGGGCCTTCTGTATTTGCATGAAGAATGGGAGCAGACTGTGATTCACAGAGACATAAAGGCAGGGAATGTGTTGCTAGATTCCGAACTAAATGGAAGACTTGGCGACTTTGGTCTTGCCAAGTTATATGAGCGAGGCTCAAATCCCATCACCACCAAGGTGGTCGGCACATTGGGTTACTTGGCACCCGAGCTGACAAAAACAGGAAAGCCTACAACAAGTTCAGATGTGTTTGCCTTTGGTGCACTTTTGCTTGAAGTGATTTGTGGAAGGAGACCTATTGAGCCTAAAGCACTGCCTGAAGAGCTCATTTTGGTAGACTGGGTATGGGATAAGTGGAAAAGTGGTGCAATTCTTGATGTAGTGGACCCGAGATTAAATGGCGAGTTTGACGAGACTGAGGCTGTTCTTCTGCTTAAATTGGGGCTCATGTGTTCTAACTATGTCCCGAGAGCAAGGCCTTTAATGAGAAAGATTGTGAGGTATTTGGAGGGAGAAGTGGCATTGCCTGAGTTGGTTGCTGCCCCAGATGTCTATGATGGGGAAAATGCTGATGCAAATACTGATAGTGGTGATGAGTGTAAGGatcatatgtatttttatcCACAATCAACATAA